Genomic segment of Octadecabacter arcticus 238:
GGTGGCGTTGACCTCACCAGTTCAGCTGGGAAGATGACGATGAACGTCATTAACGCTGTAGCTCAGTTCGAACGTGATCTGCTCATCGAACGTACGCAATCTGGCCTCGCCCGTGCCAAAGCTGAAGGTAAGCTTTTGGGGCGGCCATCAGCCCTATCAGCGGATCAGCAGGTGGAAGTGAAGGAAAAAATCAAAAACGGAGAGGCAATCTCAGCCATCGCACGCCTTTTCGAAACCAGCAGGCAAACAATCATGCGCGTCAGAGACCAAGCATAGTTCTATGTCG
This window contains:
- a CDS encoding recombinase family protein is translated as MTAPDHMFKNVKKATCINGSIHTCDDADRMEKGDVLIVTKLDRLGRDAIDVSTTVAKLEEIGIRVHCLALGGVDLTSSAGKMTMNVINAVAQFERDLLIERTQSGLARAKAEGKLLGRPSALSADQQVEVKEKIKNGEAISAIARLFETSRQTIMRVRDQA